A window of Metabacillus sp. B2-18 contains these coding sequences:
- a CDS encoding ATP-binding protein, which translates to MKERKTPKWESVPFLKEFTNNLNGKGAHILYMFNDEKKYLEHAYQFISQGLQHQDKILFVEEQSVYKNLSDLLVSSGYTEEEMNLVDFMPIEDFYLSEKGFDADESFKQLKEMLQMNVEKGIRTRTWGHVLADDSSISEIRNYESQVDRLLQGSNTISVCAYNAFITPAFFQNELLKIHEYVMVDEAIEKSPFYHTKYISFSAAERERVQQLETENNLLEKKNEELLIGNARQMEREKFLELEKINAEKANLAKTVFLSQMSHDLRTPLNTIQGYSQILLMDKNSPDLNQKISKIYNASEQLLNLIEEILDFTAIDTGKVNIHKKELQVKSFLEDCVGSILETNTSDIDIHLEDVPSDFFIEADPVRFNQIITNLLDNALKYNRANGTVHIYCDEENDSEEVKINVKDSGIGIEQEDLDLIYEPFYRSKNTMNNWKGTGIGLAIVSQLTKRMHGNYGVTTEKGKGSTFWVSFKKLNKQSEVCVQNIDEEPLIPLSQPLRVLYIEDNTDNIDVMRSMLRIIQTIDLQCVTSGKDGIKQAIELKPDIILLDITLPDMNGLDALKHIKSNPLSKDIPVIAVSADAMESTINQASEEGCYAYIKKPIHIEEIRNVLESTIKYITYNRENSAKSFL; encoded by the coding sequence ATGAAAGAAAGAAAAACACCTAAGTGGGAAAGTGTGCCTTTTTTAAAGGAATTCACAAATAATTTAAATGGAAAAGGTGCTCACATTTTATATATGTTTAATGATGAGAAAAAGTATCTGGAGCATGCTTATCAATTTATTAGTCAGGGTTTACAACATCAGGATAAAATCTTGTTTGTAGAAGAACAGAGTGTATATAAAAATCTATCTGACCTTTTAGTAAGTAGTGGGTATACAGAAGAAGAAATGAACTTAGTAGATTTCATGCCGATTGAAGATTTTTACCTCTCAGAAAAAGGATTTGACGCAGATGAGAGTTTTAAGCAGTTAAAGGAAATGTTGCAGATGAATGTTGAAAAGGGAATAAGAACACGAACTTGGGGACATGTATTAGCGGATGATTCTTCAATAAGTGAAATAAGGAATTATGAGAGTCAAGTAGATCGACTATTACAGGGAAGTAATACGATCTCGGTGTGTGCTTATAATGCTTTTATTACACCTGCTTTTTTTCAAAATGAGTTATTAAAAATTCATGAGTATGTCATGGTGGATGAAGCAATTGAAAAGTCCCCTTTTTATCATACGAAATATATTTCATTTTCAGCAGCAGAAAGAGAAAGGGTCCAACAACTAGAAACAGAAAATAACTTGTTGGAAAAGAAAAATGAAGAGCTGTTAATTGGGAATGCCCGTCAAATGGAGCGTGAAAAGTTTCTTGAATTAGAAAAAATAAATGCAGAAAAAGCTAATCTTGCAAAAACTGTCTTTTTATCACAAATGAGCCATGATTTGCGAACTCCTCTTAATACGATTCAAGGTTACTCACAAATTCTCTTAATGGATAAAAATTCGCCAGATTTGAACCAAAAAATATCTAAAATCTATAATGCCTCTGAACAATTACTGAATTTAATAGAGGAGATATTAGATTTTACAGCTATTGATACGGGTAAAGTGAATATTCACAAAAAAGAATTACAAGTCAAATCTTTTCTAGAAGATTGTGTAGGCTCTATTCTTGAAACAAATACTTCTGATATAGATATCCATTTAGAGGATGTCCCATCAGATTTTTTCATAGAAGCAGACCCAGTTCGTTTTAATCAAATTATCACAAATCTATTGGATAATGCCTTGAAGTATAACAGAGCAAATGGAACGGTTCATATATATTGTGATGAGGAAAATGATAGTGAAGAAGTAAAAATTAATGTTAAAGACAGTGGAATCGGAATCGAGCAAGAAGATCTTGATCTTATTTATGAGCCCTTTTATAGAAGTAAAAATACAATGAATAACTGGAAAGGTACAGGTATCGGGCTGGCGATTGTATCACAGCTAACCAAGAGAATGCATGGTAACTACGGTGTGACAACAGAAAAAGGGAAAGGCTCTACTTTCTGGGTTTCGTTTAAAAAGTTGAATAAACAGTCTGAAGTATGTGTGCAAAATATAGATGAAGAGCCATTGATTCCATTAAGCCAACCTTTAAGAGTTTTATATATTGAAGATAACACCGACAATATAGACGTAATGAGATCAATGCTACGTATCATTCAAACGATCGATTTACAGTGTGTAACGTCTGGAAAAGACGGAATAAAACAAGCCATTGAACTAAAGCCTGATATTATTTTACTAGACATTACGTTGCCAGATATGAATGGGCTAGATGCATTAAAGCATATTAAATCGAACCCTTTATCAAAGGACATTCCTGTTATAGCTGTTAGTGCGGATGCAATGGAATCAACGATAAACCAGGCTTCTGAAGAAGGGTGTTATGCTTATATTAAAAAACCAATTCACATAGAAGAAATACGTAATGTGCTAGAGAGTACGATTAAGTATATCACCTATAATCGAGAGAATTCTGCTAAATCGTTTTTATAG
- the sda gene encoding sporulation histidine kinase inhibitor Sda, with amino-acid sequence MRQLSYNQLLHAYEDAVFYELDHNFIMMLREEIDRRNPERADSRIISESVFKASNT; translated from the coding sequence ATGCGGCAATTAAGTTATAATCAACTATTACATGCCTATGAGGATGCTGTTTTTTATGAATTAGATCATAACTTTATCATGATGTTAAGAGAAGAAATTGATCGTAGGAACCCTGAAAGGGCAGATAGTAGGATCATTTCTGAATCAGTGTTTAAAGCAAGTAATACGTAA
- a CDS encoding beta-glucoside-specific PTS transporter subunit IIABC, whose protein sequence is MKYEQLAKDILSNVGGKENVSSVVHCITRLRFKLKDESKANTEVLKNMDDVVTVMKSGGQYQVVIGNHVPDVYQAVLHVGGFQGQSQTSDDEEKQKSSLIDIISSIFTPVLGVLAATGMIKGFNALFLALGWLEDTSGTYQILNAIGDSLFYFFPIFLGYTAIKKFGGSPFIGMAIGGSLVYPTLSGLTAGDPLYTLFSGTMFESAIHITFLGVPVILMSYASSVIPIILASYFAAIVENRLKKIIPSVVKAFLVPFFTLLIVVPLTFIIIGPIATWLGNLLGMATLFIYNLSPLVAGIFVGGLWQLLVIFGLHWGLVPIAINNLTTMGADPVLATTFAASFAQIGAVLAVWIRTKQQKLKTLSIPAFISGIFGVTEPAIYGITLPLKKPFIISCIAAAVGGGIIGAAGSKIYMVGGLGVFGIPSFISPTDGITFAFWAMLISFAVAFGLGFILTYLFGMGKAKNEVTENSESEVAVTTASNAKNEQIISPLTGEVKVLSEIEDEAFASGALGHGVAIEPSEGKLLAPASGIVTALFPTNHAIGITTENGVDILIHIGMDTVQLEGKYFTAHVSQGDRIEKGQLLIEFDMDKIKEAGKPLTTPVVVTNHKEFNLNLTPEKQVKTGDCVFTIN, encoded by the coding sequence ATGAAATACGAGCAGTTGGCTAAAGATATACTCTCAAATGTCGGCGGAAAAGAAAACGTTTCCAGTGTCGTGCATTGTATTACTAGATTACGTTTTAAATTAAAAGATGAATCAAAGGCAAATACAGAAGTACTAAAAAATATGGATGATGTTGTAACTGTTATGAAAAGCGGTGGGCAATATCAAGTGGTTATTGGAAACCATGTACCAGATGTTTATCAAGCAGTATTACATGTTGGTGGTTTTCAAGGACAGTCGCAAACTAGTGATGATGAAGAAAAACAAAAATCAAGTTTAATTGACATCATTTCAAGTATATTCACTCCTGTACTTGGCGTATTAGCTGCAACAGGGATGATCAAAGGTTTTAATGCACTATTTCTTGCATTAGGTTGGTTAGAGGATACATCGGGAACTTATCAAATTTTAAATGCAATTGGTGATTCATTATTTTACTTCTTTCCAATTTTCTTAGGATACACAGCGATTAAAAAGTTTGGTGGAAGTCCGTTCATCGGAATGGCCATTGGGGGTTCATTAGTTTATCCAACTTTATCAGGCTTAACGGCAGGCGATCCTCTTTACACATTATTTTCAGGGACAATGTTTGAATCAGCAATTCATATTACATTTTTAGGTGTACCTGTCATTTTAATGAGTTATGCATCTTCTGTTATCCCGATTATTTTAGCATCATATTTCGCAGCAATTGTAGAAAACCGTTTGAAAAAAATCATTCCAAGTGTAGTGAAAGCATTCTTAGTACCATTTTTTACATTACTAATTGTTGTTCCTTTAACATTTATCATAATTGGACCTATCGCAACATGGTTAGGTAATCTTTTAGGAATGGCAACCCTATTTATCTATAATTTAAGCCCACTAGTTGCAGGGATTTTTGTAGGTGGATTATGGCAGTTACTTGTTATCTTTGGTCTTCACTGGGGTCTTGTACCAATTGCGATTAACAACCTTACAACAATGGGTGCTGACCCGGTATTAGCAACTACATTTGCTGCTTCATTTGCTCAAATTGGTGCAGTATTGGCAGTATGGATTAGAACAAAGCAGCAAAAGCTGAAAACATTAAGTATTCCAGCATTTATTTCGGGTATTTTCGGTGTAACAGAGCCAGCAATTTACGGTATTACATTACCGCTTAAAAAGCCATTTATCATTAGCTGTATTGCAGCTGCTGTTGGTGGTGGGATTATCGGTGCAGCTGGTTCTAAAATTTACATGGTAGGCGGTCTTGGAGTATTCGGAATTCCATCATTTATCAGTCCAACAGATGGTATTACATTTGCTTTTTGGGCAATGTTGATTTCATTTGCTGTAGCATTTGGTCTAGGCTTTATTCTTACGTACCTATTTGGAATGGGAAAAGCTAAAAATGAAGTAACTGAAAATTCTGAGAGTGAAGTGGCAGTAACAACAGCTTCAAATGCTAAAAATGAACAAATCATTAGTCCTTTAACAGGTGAAGTAAAGGTTTTATCAGAAATAGAAGACGAAGCATTTGCATCAGGTGCTCTTGGTCATGGTGTAGCAATTGAGCCAAGCGAAGGAAAGCTATTAGCTCCTGCTTCTGGTATCGTGACTGCTTTATTCCCGACTAATCATGCAATTGGTATCACGACTGAAAATGGGGTAGATATTCTGATTCATATCGGTATGGATACTGTACAGTTAGAAGGAAAGTATTTTACAGCCCATGTTTCTCAAGGTGACCGAATTGAAAAAGGTCAACTCTTAATAGAGTTTGATATGGATAAGATTAAAGAAGCGGGGAAACCACTCACAACACCTGTTGTGGTAACGAATCATAAAGAGTTTAATCTAAACTTAACACCAGAGAAACAAGTGAAAACTGGTGACTGTGTTTTTACTATAAATTAA
- a CDS encoding histidine phosphatase family protein → MATENKLTLYFVRHGETQYNVERRMQGFCDSPLTEKGILQAKSVGKGLSDIEFIAAYASDSQRVLDTAKYAIGDRDIPLNPDARLKEMNFGVLEALLEDEIPNLYGDALEKLFSLDVNACAPEGETYAQLFERTEQAINEIVEKHAPDDGNILIFSHGVTIGNYIIQVTNSKEFKVHDNCSVSVVNFIDGKPYVEKIGDTSYRDKGSQVLKANS, encoded by the coding sequence ATGGCAACAGAAAACAAACTAACTCTTTATTTTGTCCGCCACGGAGAAACTCAATATAATGTGGAACGAAGAATGCAGGGTTTCTGCGATTCACCACTTACTGAAAAAGGAATTTTACAAGCTAAATCAGTTGGAAAGGGCTTATCTGATATTGAATTTATTGCAGCCTATGCAAGTGACAGTCAGAGAGTACTCGACACAGCTAAATATGCCATCGGTGACCGTGACATACCTTTAAACCCTGATGCACGATTAAAGGAAATGAATTTTGGAGTATTAGAAGCTTTATTAGAAGATGAAATTCCCAATCTTTACGGAGATGCCCTCGAAAAATTATTCAGCCTTGATGTTAATGCTTGTGCTCCAGAAGGTGAAACATATGCACAGCTTTTTGAAAGAACTGAACAAGCAATCAATGAAATTGTTGAAAAACATGCTCCAGATGATGGAAATATTTTAATTTTTTCTCACGGTGTAACAATCGGTAACTATATAATCCAAGTCACAAACAGCAAAGAGTTTAAGGTTCATGACAATTGCAGTGTTTCGGTTGTCAATTTTATTGATGGTAAACCTTACGTTGAAAAGATTGGTGACACTAGTTATAGGGACAAGGGCAGTCAGGTATTAAAAGCAAATAGCTGA
- a CDS encoding LytR/AlgR family response regulator transcription factor, producing MNPKIKVVIAEDHFDSQQIISAFLEPLDSFEVVGIAEDGEDLLDININKKPDLIIADINMPKLNGIDAISSCLKISPELQFVFITAYDQYAISAFDLHAVDYVMKPIKKERLYIALERAKNVLLSNQKVEKKQILPITVDRTSHFIHFSRIVLIEKDSRKTIIHTVDQKYETNESLDTILQKLNHDFFRTHRSFIVNLNYVSHLTFEGDTHFVHFRNYSHYAHVSKLQKNKLYHALSFENSK from the coding sequence GTGAATCCCAAAATTAAGGTAGTTATTGCAGAAGACCACTTTGATTCTCAGCAAATCATCAGTGCCTTCTTAGAGCCACTGGATAGCTTTGAGGTTGTTGGGATAGCTGAAGATGGTGAGGATTTATTGGATATTAATATAAATAAAAAGCCTGATCTTATCATTGCTGATATTAATATGCCAAAATTAAATGGTATTGATGCCATTTCATCATGTCTTAAAATTTCCCCTGAATTACAATTTGTTTTTATTACGGCATATGATCAGTATGCTATAAGTGCTTTTGATTTACATGCTGTTGACTATGTGATGAAACCTATAAAAAAAGAGAGGTTATATATCGCGCTAGAAAGAGCTAAAAATGTATTACTTTCAAATCAAAAGGTAGAAAAAAAACAAATTTTGCCGATAACCGTAGACCGTACCTCACATTTTATCCATTTTTCTAGAATCGTTTTAATAGAAAAAGATAGTAGAAAAACAATTATTCATACAGTGGATCAGAAGTATGAAACAAATGAGTCGTTAGATACAATTTTGCAAAAGCTGAATCATGACTTTTTTAGAACACATCGGTCGTTTATCGTGAATTTAAACTATGTATCACATCTAACATTTGAAGGTGATACACATTTTGTGCATTTTCGAAATTATTCCCATTACGCCCATGTATCTAAACTTCAGAAAAATAAGCTATATCATGCACTTTCATTTGAAAACTCTAAATAA